In Rhodoferax sediminis, the sequence GCCGAAAAAATGGATTACAGACTCGCCCATGGGGGCCGGCACCACGACAGGTTTCGGACCCCAGATCGCAAGGCCAATACTCTGCAAAACCACGCCGAAGCCCAATGTACTTATGACCCACCCCATGCCAGGTCGGCCAGCGAATGGTCGTACGCCTATGGCATATAGCACCCAACCAAGTAAACCCATGATTCCGAGAGTAGCCACGAGAGCCAGAAGTTGTGCGGTCGCACCGGGAACTGCATCACCAAAGGTCGTCGAGCCGACAGGCTTTCCCAACAGCAAGAAGAGTGCACTCATGCCGACGAACGCTCCGGCAGACACAAACTGGCCTTGTGAAAAATTGAGTGTTTTCGTGGTTGTAAATGTGATGCTGAACCCTAGCGCTACCAGTGCGTAGGCGCCGCCCACGGCCAGTCCGCTGATAGCTGCCTGCAAGAGCGCTTCTGTCATGGTAAGTCTCCTGATGGCTGGAGAGTGCCAACACCCAGCAGCCGTCGTTTATTGCGTTGTTGTGCGCCAGATTTACTGCTTCATATCGGCAGCAGTTAGCGAACGTATCACCGCGTCGGTGTAAGGTGCCAACTTGCCATCTTTCCAATGAGTCCAAACCAGATCTTTCGCAGTCAGGGCTTCGTGATTGGTCTTGTCGAATGGCTTGTTGTAAGTCCTTAGAAGGCCCTGAACGGGAGTCTTCAGGTCTTCCAGCGCCAGGCGGACAGCAGAACCGTCTGTGCTCCCGGCTTGCTTGACCGCCGCGGCGTAAAGGAGAACCGAATCGTAACCATGCAGTGCAAATGAGAAAGAGCTCGGCGCCTTGAGTTTGCTGCCGATGCGGTCGAACAGCTTTTGCTGCGCCGGCGTGTACGTTTCGGTCACGGTTCGCATAAACAACGGCTTTTCGGCCAACGTCTTGCCGGCTGCATCATAGAAGGTAATGTTGTCGGCCGCCCACGAAGTAAGCGTCAGCGGGAAATAGTTGATCTTGTCCATGCTGCGCATCAATTGCGCAATCGGGGTACCCTGAGCCCATACGATCACTGTGTCTACGCCCGCAGCCTTCATCTTGTTGAGCTGTGAAGTCATATCGGTGTCGCCCACTCCAAACCGCTCGACGTCCGCAGGTTTGATGCCTTGCAGCGCCGCTATTTCTTCCATGTCTTTCAGCCCGCCTTGGCCGTAACCAGTGGTCTCAGCCATGAGACCCACGACTTTAGTTGTTGGGTTCTTCTTCGCGTAGGCCATCAGGGCGGCGACCTGAGGGCGATCAACCATCGATACGCGGAACATGTAGTTGTCGGCGCCTGGACTCATCGGCTTGGTGATATCGGTGCCGGAGCCGACATTACCAATCTCTGGGATTTTTTTCTGATTCACGATGTGCTTCCACGCCATCGCGTTACCCGAGTTCGTCGGACCGAACATCGCGGATACTTTTTCGTTGTCGATCAGCTCGATTGTGTTCTGAATCGACTTCGCCGGCTGCGACGAATCGTCACGGGTCACAAGCGTCAATTTACGCCCCAGAAGGCCGCCGGCCTTATTGACGTCGTCAATGGCCGTCTGCATTCCCAATACAGCCGCCAGACCGCTTTGGGCCGACGGCGAGGCCGATAGGTCGCCGTTGAAGCCGAGTTTGATGTCTTGTGCGGAAGCGCCCAAAGCAAGGGTAGATAACGCGGCGACCGCGAGCAACCGTTTGCAGATTCGTTTCAGCTTCATAGTGTCTCCTTAGGTGGTTGAGGTGGTAAGAAAAATTGTGTGGCCTTGTGTGGCCCGTTGTTGAGCGTTTTGTCGTCGGTCACGGGGTACGCTCAGATGGCAAGGAATCCTCCGTCGACAGGCAGGGTGATGCCGGTGACGTAGCGCGACATGCCGGACGCGAGAAAGATCACCGGGCCCACCAGATCTTCTGTCTGGCCGACGCGGCCCATGGGAATGCGCGTCATGAAAGATTCCAGTCGTTGCGGGTTCTCGCGAGTTGCGGCGGTCATCGGCGTCTCAATCACCCCCGGAGCCAATGCGTTCACGCGAACGCCGACCGGAGCGAGTTCGGCCGCAAGCGACTGAGTGAACATCTTGATGGCTCCCTTGGACGGAGAGTAGCCGAGGCTTCCTCCCTGTCCTGCATAGGCCGCGATCGATGCGATGTTGATGATCGAGCCCTTTGTCGCCTTGATCGCAGGGAGCCACGCAAGACTGACGTTGAAGGTGCCGTGTACGTTGACGTCGATCGTCCTCTTCCAGTTAGATGCGGCGTTCTCGCTGGCCATCCCCTCGCGGATGATGATGCCGGCGTTGTTGACCAGCAGGTCGATCGCGCCGATCTCGTCGCCCACACGCGCTGCCAGCGCATGGCAGGCATCGAGCGACGTCACATCGAGGACGAAAGGCCAGGCCTGCCCGCCTTCGGCGCGGACCGCCTGCGCGGTCTCTTCGACCGTATTCGCGTTCATGTCGGTAACGATCACGCGCGCACCCGCCTGGGCCAGTCCGAGCGCGAGCGCTCGGCCATTGCCCTGGCCGGCGCCGGTGATCAACGCCAACCGCCCATCGAGAAGGTGCGGCGCTACAGAGCTTGGAAATGGCATGATGTTTCCTTGGGGTCTTGTTGAGAAATCGTGTCGCGTTAGGTGTGGCGGCTGATGGCCACAGGCTCTCGCCTCTCGACTTGAAGCGTGACTTCTGCCGCGGCCTCTGCCTTCGCCAGCTGAAGCCCTGCGACATAGCCGAAGGTCAACGCTGGCCCAAGCGTGATGCCCGCACCCGGGTAGTTGCCGCCCATGACGCTGGCCGCGTCGTTGCCAACAGCGTATAGACCTTTGATTGGTTTACGAGACGCATCGAGCACCCGCGTCTTTTCATCGGTCACAAGGCCAGCAAAAGTGCCGATGTCCCCCACGACGAGCTTGATCGCGTAGTAAGGACCGCTCTCCAGAGGTGCTATGCAGGGGTTGGGCGTCACAAGAGCGTCCCCCTGGTAGCGGTTGTAGGCCTTGCTGCCCTTACCAAACGCAGGATCCTCGCCGATGCGCGCACCCTGGTTAAATTCGCTCACCGTCGCCTCAAGAACCGAAGGCTGGATGCCGATTTGCTTCGCGAGTTCGGCGACAGTTTTCCCGCGCTTCAGGTAGCCGCTTTTCAGATGACGTCCAATCGGCAACGGAGACGGAGCGACGCAGCCGAGTCCATAGTCACGCAGGGCCTTGTGATCGCACAGCAGCCACGCCGAAACTTCGGGCTCGCCTTTGCATGCCGCGACCATCGCCTGAACGAAGTCATGGTACGAGTTGCCCTCGTTAGTGAAGCGTTTTCCCTTGGGCGTCACAGCAATGACACCGGGCTTTGCGCGGTCGATAAAGTGAGGCATCACACCCTTCGTCCCGTCAGGCCGTGTTGTCACCGATGTCGGCACCCACGCGGCAGCGTGCGGAATGGTTCCGTCGACTCGCCCCCCGACCGCTTCCGCAAGCCGCAGTCCATCGCCAGTGTTCGTTTCGGGCGAAGGTGAGTAGTGCTCTTTGCCGGTAGGCGCGT encodes:
- a CDS encoding SDR family NAD(P)-dependent oxidoreductase, yielding MPFPSSVAPHLLDGRLALITGAGQGNGRALALGLAQAGARVIVTDMNANTVEETAQAVRAEGGQAWPFVLDVTSLDACHALAARVGDEIGAIDLLVNNAGIIIREGMASENAASNWKRTIDVNVHGTFNVSLAWLPAIKATKGSIINIASIAAYAGQGGSLGYSPSKGAIKMFTQSLAAELAPVGVRVNALAPGVIETPMTAATRENPQRLESFMTRIPMGRVGQTEDLVGPVIFLASGMSRYVTGITLPVDGGFLAI
- a CDS encoding ABC transporter substrate-binding protein, coding for MKLKRICKRLLAVAALSTLALGASAQDIKLGFNGDLSASPSAQSGLAAVLGMQTAIDDVNKAGGLLGRKLTLVTRDDSSQPAKSIQNTIELIDNEKVSAMFGPTNSGNAMAWKHIVNQKKIPEIGNVGSGTDITKPMSPGADNYMFRVSMVDRPQVAALMAYAKKNPTTKVVGLMAETTGYGQGGLKDMEEIAALQGIKPADVERFGVGDTDMTSQLNKMKAAGVDTVIVWAQGTPIAQLMRSMDKINYFPLTLTSWAADNITFYDAAGKTLAEKPLFMRTVTETYTPAQQKLFDRIGSKLKAPSSFSFALHGYDSVLLYAAAVKQAGSTDGSAVRLALEDLKTPVQGLLRTYNKPFDKTNHEALTAKDLVWTHWKDGKLAPYTDAVIRSLTAADMKQ
- a CDS encoding FAD-dependent oxidoreductase, whose protein sequence is MAQENITVDVLVVGTGASGMATAVTAAFQGLKVLVVEKEATYGGTTARSGGWLWIPGTRLATEQGINEPPGAAKAYLKHETTTHFDEARVDAFLENGPKAIDFFTQKTCVQFDMPAVFPDYHSEAIGGQPGGRSMVTRPFDGRELGPRIKQLALPLPELTVFGMMLGSGPEIKHFMRAFKSLESFVYVTKRLSKHFLDVLGNGRGMTLTNGNALAGRLAKAAMDLDIPVWLSSPVKKLVTEFDGVAGALVQHEGKTVRVNASRGVVLACGGFPHDIERRKELFPHAPTGKEHYSPSPETNTGDGLRLAEAVGGRVDGTIPHAAAWVPTSVTTRPDGTKGVMPHFIDRAKPGVIAVTPKGKRFTNEGNSYHDFVQAMVAACKGEPEVSAWLLCDHKALRDYGLGCVAPSPLPIGRHLKSGYLKRGKTVAELAKQIGIQPSVLEATVSEFNQGARIGEDPAFGKGSKAYNRYQGDALVTPNPCIAPLESGPYYAIKLVVGDIGTFAGLVTDEKTRVLDASRKPIKGLYAVGNDAASVMGGNYPGAGITLGPALTFGYVAGLQLAKAEAAAEVTLQVERREPVAISRHT